From Thermogladius calderae 1633, a single genomic window includes:
- a CDS encoding inositol monophosphatase family protein → MDVLGLRSEVGWIGTELVRFLRENIGRAELGREIGRGITGDTTRKIDLMAEEYLVDLFKSKGINAWVLSEERGLYEIARNPDYLVLADPLDGSLNYVLEIPFSAVSIAVYPMSELSYGRVVYGFVSNVFRDEKYEYFNGVVYLNNEEYKFSARGKGLICIHTINPRLVEKIRKFVLDKGGRPKLRTLGAASLEVLYTAIGKMEYYINDIGKLRINDIAVGLAVAVNRGLRVILRPPLNRISPTSITVLDEVWITPGEYGP, encoded by the coding sequence ATGGACGTTCTGGGGCTGAGGAGTGAGGTAGGCTGGATAGGGACAGAGCTAGTCCGCTTCCTGCGGGAGAACATAGGTAGAGCTGAGCTGGGCAGGGAGATTGGAAGAGGGATTACAGGGGACACGACTAGGAAAATAGACTTGATGGCAGAGGAGTATCTTGTAGATCTCTTCAAGTCCAAGGGGATCAACGCGTGGGTCTTGAGCGAGGAGAGGGGGCTCTACGAGATCGCTAGAAACCCAGACTACCTGGTCCTGGCCGACCCTCTGGATGGCAGTTTGAACTACGTGCTTGAGATACCCTTTTCAGCCGTCTCTATAGCCGTGTACCCCATGAGCGAGCTAAGTTACGGGAGGGTCGTCTACGGTTTCGTCTCCAACGTGTTCAGGGACGAGAAATACGAGTACTTCAACGGAGTTGTCTACTTGAACAATGAGGAGTACAAATTCTCTGCGAGGGGCAAGGGGCTTATCTGCATCCACACGATCAACCCAAGGCTGGTAGAGAAGATAAGGAAGTTCGTCTTAGACAAAGGCGGGAGACCTAAGTTGAGAACGCTGGGCGCTGCCTCGCTTGAAGTCCTCTACACGGCTATAGGGAAGATGGAGTACTACATAAACGACATCGGTAAACTGAGAATAAACGACATCGCAGTAGGGCTGGCTGTAGCAGTGAATAGGGGGTTGAGGGTCATACTGAGGCCTCCGCTTAATAGGATCAGCCCCACGAGCATAACCGTCCTCGACGAGGTCTGGATCACGCCGGGTGAATACGGGCCGTAA
- a CDS encoding M24 family metallopeptidase: MLWKVEEIAERRGLDAVIIVSPENVEYFTGVKSLADGIVLLFYDRRRRSTQVYTPLLDYYRYRDSLEASGVEVYGLSKTLKPSDARVVNKDWAELVKTLAGGGKVGLDARFTSPLMGVVMRSLGEYVDVSDDVSKYRMVKEDWEIELIKRAVDVTIQGIRAVVDSVDVGVSEAELAGVFEGAVRKMGVEDYAFPLIVSTSPNNSYPHNTPTTAKVKQGDLIVIDVGVRIGGRCSDLTRVVKVGSIPGEFKRLVDVVVEAVSESLDYVHPGVKAGEVAERAIAVVERHGLKERFIHGLGHGIGVVVHEPPYLRVGHETVLEKNMVFTIEPGVYIPGVVGVRIEEDVLVDERGARVLSSSLSQVLEA, translated from the coding sequence TGTTAAGTCCCTAGCCGACGGGATCGTCTTACTGTTTTACGACCGCCGGAGGAGGTCTACGCAGGTGTACACCCCGCTCCTAGACTACTACAGGTACAGGGACTCTCTCGAGGCCTCTGGTGTAGAGGTCTACGGGCTCTCGAAGACCCTGAAGCCGTCTGATGCGCGTGTCGTCAACAAGGACTGGGCCGAGCTGGTTAAGACCCTTGCGGGGGGTGGTAAGGTCGGGCTCGACGCGCGGTTCACATCACCTTTAATGGGGGTCGTCATGAGGAGCCTGGGAGAGTATGTCGACGTGTCGGACGACGTATCTAAGTACAGGATGGTCAAGGAGGACTGGGAGATAGAGCTGATAAAGAGAGCCGTCGACGTCACGATCCAGGGCATTAGGGCTGTGGTCGACTCGGTCGACGTGGGAGTATCCGAGGCGGAGCTCGCGGGCGTCTTCGAGGGGGCTGTCAGGAAGATGGGGGTCGAGGACTACGCCTTCCCTCTCATAGTATCCACCTCTCCCAACAACAGCTACCCCCACAACACACCTACAACTGCGAAGGTGAAGCAGGGCGACCTAATAGTGATAGACGTCGGGGTGAGAATCGGCGGGAGGTGCAGCGACCTCACGAGGGTCGTAAAGGTTGGGAGTATACCGGGCGAGTTCAAGCGGCTGGTCGATGTGGTAGTCGAGGCGGTCTCCGAGTCGCTCGACTACGTACACCCGGGCGTTAAAGCCGGCGAGGTGGCGGAGAGGGCTATAGCTGTCGTGGAGAGGCACGGGCTGAAGGAGAGGTTTATACACGGACTTGGACACGGAATCGGCGTTGTAGTCCACGAGCCGCCCTACCTTAGAGTCGGCCACGAGACTGTGCTAGAGAAGAACATGGTGTTCACGATCGAGCCAGGTGTCTACATACCCGGCGTTGTCGGGGTTAGGATAGAAGAGGACGTGCTTGTAGACGAGAGGGGTGCCAGGGTGTTGTCCTCGAGTCTTAGCCAGGTCTTAGAGGCCTGA